The Geoglobus acetivorans genome window below encodes:
- a CDS encoding MBL fold metallo-hydrolase — protein sequence MELLEIAESYGILVFRRRFGSRFRPHLSVRVRELNVDFHIDSSPGRGYNIITHAHTDHYGNRNMKNFKAIASVETSKILNATENQTFRGIVHQVGEKLNLSGVTIETYPTHHMHGSSAYYFRENSLLITGDVKDYSSLPQCDVLITEATYGHPVHVFNDELDRVIEVAEQGYELGVYPIGKAQRIASLLSENGIGFQASEKIGKICKVLGIEFEPGDSRLVSPREVKNGFVLSAQRFYRRRIVVSDHVDYEGIVDMVNHCDPEYVIFYHGNPTKQLIEELERDGRKVLTLGDIKVSLS from the coding sequence ATGGAACTGCTCGAGATAGCGGAATCGTACGGGATTCTTGTTTTCAGGCGAAGGTTTGGGTCGAGATTCAGACCCCACCTGTCTGTGAGAGTCAGAGAGCTTAACGTCGATTTTCATATCGACAGCTCACCGGGCAGGGGATACAACATCATAACTCATGCGCACACGGATCATTACGGTAACAGGAACATGAAGAACTTCAAGGCCATAGCGTCTGTAGAAACATCCAAGATTCTAAATGCCACTGAAAATCAGACATTCAGGGGGATAGTTCACCAGGTTGGTGAAAAGCTCAATCTCTCCGGCGTCACCATTGAGACGTATCCCACACACCACATGCACGGTTCATCTGCCTATTATTTCAGAGAAAACAGTTTGCTCATCACAGGTGATGTGAAGGATTACTCAAGCCTTCCTCAGTGTGATGTGCTGATCACTGAGGCCACCTACGGTCACCCGGTCCATGTCTTCAACGATGAACTGGACAGGGTTATTGAGGTGGCTGAACAGGGTTACGAGCTTGGAGTGTATCCAATAGGGAAGGCCCAGAGGATTGCAAGTCTTCTCTCGGAAAATGGTATCGGCTTTCAGGCGTCAGAAAAAATTGGAAAAATCTGTAAGGTGCTTGGAATAGAGTTTGAACCGGGAGATTCCAGGCTGGTCTCGCCGAGAGAGGTAAAAAACGGTTTTGTTCTGTCTGCGCAGAGGTTCTACAGGAGGAGAATTGTTGTTAGCGACCATGTTGATTATGAAGGAATCGTTGACATGGTCAATCACTGTGATCCGGAATACGTGATCTTCTACCATGGCAATCCAACAAAGCAGCTCATAGAGGAGCTTGAAAGAGATGGGAGGAAGGTTCTGACGCTCGGAGACATTAAGGTTTCTCTGAGCTGA